Proteins from one Nomia melanderi isolate GNS246 chromosome 3, iyNomMela1, whole genome shotgun sequence genomic window:
- the LOC116429350 gene encoding uncharacterized protein LOC116429350: MGLSGKEPSKPLQDARTVPSEQSSRSRSSAKESTEAAPSSSKQMRSAIDKGNIASKRPRIDVSIINNEETKFAKSVIGRDGTPEFDQFLDFLIREKRLEILKRNGINPANMSSILHRARANAAKAFKELYDLWFDAEGNKTQYLKTLEANRINLSSISSILSKAGANAVKAFKELYDLWFDQNGKKTRYLKTLEENGMSLANMSSILHGAGANAPRAFKELYDLWFDQNGKKTRYLIKLEKSGVDLVRMSSILSGVGANAAKAFKELYDLWFDTEGNKTQYLKTLEKEGVNLSNVSSILGKAGANAPRAFKELYDLWFDQNGKKTRYLIKLEESGVNLVRMSSILSGVGANATKAFKELYDLWFDAKGNKTQYLKTLEEKGISLGNMSSILHRARANAAKAFKELYDLWFDQNGKKTRYLKTLGKEGINLSNISSILGGAGANAAKAFKELYDIWLDAEGNKTQYLERFVKKKDGEESFTLHNLSGMLSRAGVNAKDAFKKLHDLCFNGKGERTELLDDFYKEGFKPSNLSCMLCGSGVHTSSNLKKLHSVCFNEKREKTKLLDDFYKEGFRPCDLCSMLSGSANSLKKIHNFCFIGETKKYLYHFLNKEGGFTASNLSGILHGAKANICSALKNFHDVCFDETGNATQLLDDFYKEGFRPDYLSNVLSMAGNNASSILRNFHTSCFEENYLNHFFAEEKLFTPKNLSSKILYGVGINICHIFKKLHDLCFDKAGNKTEYLNNLITDNRREVFSILYEEVRGVPFTPLDDISLQQQNISGIGKSK, translated from the exons ATGGGTTTATCAG GCAAAGAGCCTTCGAAACCATTACAAGATGCTAGAACTGTTCCATCTGAACAAAGTAGTCGTTCAAGAAGTTCAGCCAAGGAAAGTACTGAAGCTGCTCCCAGTTCTAGCAAACAGATGCGTTCCGCTATAGATAAAGGTAATATAGCTTCAAAAAGGCCACGCATTGAtgtaagtattattaataatgaggAAACTAAATTTGCTAAAAGTGTGATTGGTAGAGATGGAACACCTGAATTTGATCAGttcttagattttttaattagagAAAAAAGACTAGAAATTCTGAAAAGAAATGGAATAAACCCAGCTAATATGTCCAGTATTTTACATAGAGCACGAGCTAATGCTGCTAAAgcttttaaagaattatatgaTCTTTGGTTTGATGCAGAAGGAAATAAAACTCAATACTTAAAAACTCTAGAAGCAAACCGAATAAATCTATCTAGTATCTCCAGTATTTTAAGTAAGGCAGGAGCTAATGCTGTAAAAgcttttaaagaattatatgaTCTTTGGTTTGATCAGAACGGAAAAAAAACACGATATTTAAAAACTCTAGAAGAAAATGGAATGAGTTTAGCTAATATGTCTAGTATTTTGCATGGAGCAGGAGCTAATGCTCCTAGAGCTTTTAAAGAATTATACGATCTTTGGTTTGATCAGAACGGAAAAAAAACACGATACttaataaaactagaaaaaagtGGAGTAGATCTAGTTCGTATGTCTAGTATCTTAAGTGGAGTAGGAGCTAATGCTGCAAAAgcttttaaagaattatatgacctttggtttgatacagaaggaaataaaactcaatatttaaaaactctagAAAAAGAAGGAGTAAATCTATCTAATGTATCAAGTATTTTAGGTAAAGCAGGAGCTAATGCTCCTAGAGCTTTTAAAGAATTATACGATCTTTGGTTTGATCAGAACGGAAAAAAAACACGATACTTAATAAAACTAGAAGAAAGTGGAGTAAATCTAGTTCGTATGTCTAGTATCTTAAGTGGAGTAGGAGCTAATGCTACAAAAgcttttaaagaattatatgaCCTTTGGTTTGATGCAAAAGgaaataaaactcaatatttaaaaactttagaAGAAAAGGGAATAAGTTTAGGTAATATGTCCAGTATTTTACATAGAGCACGAGCTAATGCTGCAAAAgcttttaaagaattatatgaTCTTTGGTTTGATCAGAACGGAAAAAAGACACGATATTTAAAAACTCTAGGAAAAGAAGGAATAAATCTATCTAATATATCGAGTATTTTAGGTGGAGCGGGAGCTAATGCTGCAAAAgcttttaaagaattatatgaTATTTGGCTTGATGCAGAAGgaaataaaactcaatatttaGAGCGCTTTGTTAAGAAAAAAGATGGGGAAGAAAGTTTTACGCTACATAACTTATCTGGTATGTTAAGTAGAGCAGGAGTTAATGCTAAGGAtgcttttaaaaaattgcatgATCTGTGTTTTAATGGAAAAGGGGAAAGAACAGAACTTTTAGATGATTTCTATAAGGAAGGTTTTAAGCCAAGCAACTTATCCTGTATGTTATGTGGATCAGGGGTTCATACTTCttctaatttaaaaaagttGCATAGTGTTTGTTTTAatgagaaaagggaaaaaacaaaGCTTTTAGATGATTTCTATAAGGAAGGTTTTAGGCCATGTGATTTATGTAGTATGCTGAGTGGATCAGCtaatagtttaaaaaaaattcataatttttgttttataggaGAGacaaaaaagtatttatatcattttttaaataaagaaggGGGTTTTACAGCAAGTAATTTATCTGGGATATTACACGGAGCAAAAGCTAATATTTGTTCtgctttaaaaaattttcatgaTGTTTGTTTTGATGAGACGGGAAACGCAACACAGCTTTTAGATGATTTTTATAAGGAAGGTTTTAGGCCGGATTATCTATCAAATGTACTATCCATGGCAGGAAATAATGCCTCttctattttaagaaattttcacACATCATGttttgaagaaaattatttaaatcactTCTTCGCAGAGGAAAAACTTTTTACGCCGAAAAATTTatcaagtaaaatattatatggaGTAGGGATTAATATTTGtcacatttttaaaaagttacATGATCTTTGTTTTGATAAGGCAGGAaacaaaacagaatatttaaacaatcttATCACAGATAATCGGCGTGAGGTATTTAGTATACTATATGAAGAAGTTAGAGGAGTTCCTTTTACTCCCTTGGATGATATATCGCTTCAACAACAGAATATTAGTGGAATAGGGAAAAgcaaataa